The sequence GCGCAGGCAGTGGCCGGCCTCGTCGTAGCGGAAATAGTCGGCGCCGAGCTCGGAGATATGCACCAGGCCTTCGACGAACAGGCCGTCGAGCAGCACGAACAGGCCGAAATTGGTCACCGCCGAGATCACGCCGTCGAACACCTCGCCCAGCCGGTCGCGCATGAAGTAGCACTTGAGCCAGTTCTCGACGTCGCGGGTGGCCTCGTCGGCGCGCCGCTCGGTCTGCGAGCAGTGCGCACCGATCTCTTCCCACTTGCCCGGCTTGTAGGTGGTGCCGGCCAGCACCGCGCGGATCGAGCGGTGCACCAGGAGATCGGGGTAGCGCCGGATCGGGCTGGTGAAATGGGTGTAGGCGTCGTAGGCCAGGCCGAAGTGGCCGAGCCGCTCGGGGCTGTAGACCGCCTGCTGCATCGAGCGCAGCAGCATGGTCTGCAACAGCGCGGTATCGGGCCGGCCCTTCACCTGCTCCATCAGCAGCGCGTAGTCCTTGGCCTGCGGCTCGTCGCCGCCGCCGAGCGACAGCCCGCGTTCGTTGAGGAAGCGGCGCAGGTTCTCCAGCTTGCGCTCGGTCGGCCCCTCGTGGATGCGGTACAGCGCGGTGTGCTGGTGCTTGCCGAGGAAATCGGCGGCGCAGACGTTGGCGGCCAGCATGCACTCCTCGATCAGCCGATGCGCGTCGTTGCGCATGACCGGCTCGATCCGCTCGATCTTGCCGGCCTCGTTGAACACCATGCGCGTCTCGGTGGTCTCGAAATCGATCGCGCCGCGACGGTTGCGCGCCTTGAGCAGCACGCCGAACAGCGCGTACAGGTCGGCCAGGTGGCCGGCCACCGCCTTGCGTGCCTTGGCGGCCTCGCCCTTGGGGTCCTGCAGGACCTCCCACACCTCGGTGTAGGTCAGCCGCGCCTTGGACAGCATCACCGCCGGGTAGAAGCTGTACTTGCCCAGCTCGCCCTTGGCGTCGATCTGCATGTCGCACACCATGCAGCAGCGCTCGACCTCGGGATTCAGCGAACAGATGCCGTTGGACAGCTCCTCGGGCAGCATCGGGATGACGCGGCGCGGGAAGTAGACCGAGTTGCCGCGCTCGTAGCCGTCGCGGTCGAGCGCGTCGCCCGGCTGGACGTAATGGCTGACGTCGGCAATGGCCACCACCAGCCGCCAGCCCTTGCCGGCCTTCTCGGCATAGACCGCGTCGTCGAAGTCGCGCGCGGTCTCACCGTCGATGGTGACCAGCGGCAGCTCGCGCAGGTCGACCCGCTTGAGGCCCTCGGCGGTCTTCCAGTCTTTCTTCAGCACCTTCTGCGGCGTCTTGCGCGCCTGCGCCTCGGCATCGGGCGAGAACACGTGCGGCAGGTCGTGCTTGCGCAGCGCGATCTCGATCTCCATGCCGGGGTCGGCATAGTTGCCGAGCACCTCGACGATGCGGCCGATCGGCTGCGAATAGCGGTTGGGCTGGGTCACCAGCTCCACCGTCACCACCTGGCCCGGCTCGGCGTCGAGGCTGCCCTCGGGCGAGACCAGGATCTCCTGGGTGATGCGCCGCTCCTCGGCACGGATGAAGCGCACGCCGCGCTCGACGAACAGCCGGCCGACCAGCCGGTCGTGCACGTGCTCGAGCACCTCGACGATCTTGCCCTCGCGCCGGCCGCGGCGGTCGACGCCGATCTCGCGCACCATCACGCGGTCGCCGTGCAGCACCTTGTGCATCTCCTTGGGCCCGACGAACAGGTCGCCCGAAGCGTCGTCGGGCACCACGAAGCCGAAGCCGTCGGGGTGGCCGACCACCCGGCCCTTGATCAGGTCGAGTTTCTCGGCGATGCACAGCGCGCCCTTGCGGTTGATGACGACATCGCCCTCGCGCGCCATGGCATTGATGCGGCGGGCGAAGAAATCGGCCTCCTCGGGCTGGATCGCGAACAGTTCGGCCAGCTCGGCCGGCTCCATCGGCGCGCCGCGTTCGGTCAGGATCTGCAGCAGGTAGGCGCGGCTGGGCAGCGGTTGCGCATAGCGGGCGACCTCCTGCTCGTAGAAGGGATCGGCCTGGCGCAGCTTGAGCGCCGCGCGCGGCAACTTGGGCGGTTTGGTTTTTTTCGTTTCCATGGTTGACACGTTCTCATGCCTCTCTATAATGCGCATCTCTTTCGACGCGCTGCTGCAAACGCAGCGATGTTCGAAGCCCAGGTGGCGGAATTGGTAGACGCACTAGGTTCAGGTCCTAGCGGTAGCAATACCGTGGAAGTTCGAGTCTTCTCCTGGGCACCAATTCTCGAAAAGGCCGATGCACACGCATCGGCCTTTTCGTTTTGTCCTGCCGAAACTCGCGCTGCCGAAACGCCGCTCTGACCCTGAACGGCGGTGGCCGGCACGGTGCCGGACCCGATTTCTGCAATCTTTTTCGCCCGCGCCATTGACACGGATTTTCCAGCCACTACAATGCGCAGCTCTCGACGCAGCAAGGCGCAAGCCGAACTGCTCGAAGCCCAGGTGGCGGAATTGGTAGACGCACTAGGTTCAGGTCCTAGCGGTAGCAATACCGTGGAAGTTCGAGTCTTCTCCTGGGCACCAATTCTCGACGAGGCCGATGCGCAAGCATCGGCCTTTTCGTTTTGACCCCGACGCCGCATCGGGTACCACGTCAGCAAGGCGCCGGCCCGCGCGATCGCGCGCACCGCCGCCCTGCCCTCCCCCGCCCCGGCAAGCCGATCAAGCGCGCACCGCCGCGATCACGGCCAGGTAGTTGCGCACCGTCGGCACCAGGCCGTCGTACAGCGCCTCGCCGATCAGCGCATGGCCGATCGACACCTCGTCGATGCCCGCCACGCCGCGCAGGAACGGCCCCAGGTTGGCCTGGCTCAGATCGTGGCCGGCATTGACGCCCAGACCGGCCGCGCGAGCCCGCTCGGCGGTCCTGGCGCAGGCTTCCAGCGCCCTGCCGGCGTCGCCGGCGTCGAAGGCCTCGGCGAACGGGCCGGTGTAGATCTCGATCCGGTCCGCCCCCACGTCCGCCACACGCTCGATATCGGGCGAATCGGCGTCCATGAACAGGCTGACGCGGCAGCCGAGCGCCTTCAGCTCGCGGATCAGCGGCTTGAGCCGCTCGCCGTCCTGGCGCAGGTCGAAGCCGTGGTCCGAGGTGATCTGGCCGTCGCCGTCGGGCACCAGCGTGGCCTGTGCCGGCCGCGCCTCGGCGCACAGCGCCACGAAGCCCGGATAGCCGTCGCGCGCCGGCGCGAACGGATTGCCCTCGATGTTGAACTCGGCCGTCCGGCCCCGCAGCAGCGCCGCCAGCGCGCGCACGTCGTCGGGACGGATATGGCGCTGGTCGGGCCGCGGATGCACGGTGATGCCGCCGCAGCCGGCATCGAGACAGGCCTGGGCGGCCTGCGCCACGCTCGGCAGCGCGCCGCCGCGGGAATTGCGCAGCACGGCGATCTTGTTGACGTTGACGGAAAGAACGGTCATGCGGTCCCTCATGGCACGACGCCCGGTGCTAACCGGGCGTCGCTGAACGATCAGTGGTTGAACGGGTGCCGCAGCACGATCGTTTCCTCGCGGTCCGGCCCGGTCGAAATGATGTCGATCGGCGCGCCGGTCACCTCGGCGATGCGCTCGAGGTAGTTGCGCGCATTGAGCGGCAGATCCTCGTAGCGCTTCACGCCGAAGGTCGATTCGCTCCAGCCCGGCCATTCCTCGTAGATCGGCGCGCAACCCGACAGCTCCTCGGCGCCGACCGGCAGGATGTCGGTCACTTCGCCGTCGATGCGGTAGCCGGTGCACAGCTTGATCACGTCCATGCCGTCCATCACGTCGAGCTTGGTCACGCACAGGCCCGACACGCCGTTGATCTGGATCGAGCGCTTGAGCGCGGCGGCGTCGAACCAGCCGCAGCGGCGCGGCCGGCCGGTGACCGAGCCGAACTCGTTGCCGCGCTTGGCGAGGCCGGCGCCGACGTCGTCGAACAGCTCGGTCGGGAACGGACCCGAGCCGACGCGCGTGGTGTAGGCCTTCACGATGCCGAGCACGTACTGCAGCATCTGCGGCGCCACGCCGGCGCCCGGCGCGGCCGCGCCGGCCACGCAATTGCTCGAGGTCACGAACGGGTAGGTGCCGTGGTCGATGTCGAGCAGCGTGCCCTGGGCGCCTTCGAACAGCAGCGGCTTGCCGCCCTTGTTCAGGTCGTGCAGCGTGCGCGACACGTCGGCCACCATCGGCTTGATGCGCTCGGCCAGCTTCAGCGTCTGTTCCAGCGTCTCCTGGAAGTCGACGGTGGCGACCTTGAAGTATTCCTTGAGCAGGAAGTTGTAGTAGGCCAGGTTCTCGCCAAGCTTGGCGGCCAGCCGGTCGGGGAAGAACAGGTCCTGCACGCGGATGGCGCGGCGGGCGACCTTGTCCTCGTAGGCCGGGCCGATGCCGCGGCCGGTGGTGCCGATCTTCTTGTCGCCCTTGGCCGCTTCGCGCGCCTGGTCGAGCGCGATGTGGTACGGCAGGATCAGCGGGCAGGCTTCGGAGATCTTGAGCCGGCTCTCGACGTCGATGCCGGCGGCGTTGAGCTCGTCGATCTCCTTCAGCAGCGCCTCGGGCGAGATCACCACGCCGTTGCCGATGAAGCAGGCCTTGCCCGCGTGCAGGATGCCCGACGGGATCAGACGCAGCACGGTCTTCTTGCCGCCGATCACCAGCGTGTGTCCTGCATTGTGGCCGCCCTGGAAGCGCACCACGCCCTCGGCATGATCGGTCAGCCAGTCGACGATCTTGCCCTTGCCTTCGTCACCCCACTGGGTGCCGATCACCACGACGTTACGGCTCATGGATGTTCCTTACGTTTGCTACGGATTGCTTGGCCGCCGCGCGGCGCGCGGCGGATGGAAACAGAATAGACGCCGGCGGCGCGTTGCGAGAGGCCGGCGCCAAGGATCAAAGCGCGACCACGCGCCAGGCGCCGTCGCGCAGCGCCAGTTCGCGGTCGGCGTGCAGCTCCTCGACGTCGATCACCTCGCCGAGCTTGATCACCACCGTCTCGCCCTGGGCGCGCAACCGGCGCACCTCGTCGGCCAGCGCGGCGTCGAGCACGTCGGGGGCCAGGATGGCGCGGCGCGCCGGCGCGACCGGCAGCTTCCAGGCCAGCTCCTTCAGGTCGAGACTGAAGCCGGTGGCCGGACGCGGCCGGCCGAACTGCTCGCCGACGTGGTCGTAGCGGCCACCGCGCGCCACCGCGTTGGCCCAGCCCTCGGCATAGGCGGCGAACACCAGGCCGGTGTGGTAGTAGCCCGAGCGCAGCTCGGCCAGGTCGAAGGCCGGCACGATGCCGCGCGCGGCCAGCGCCTCGGCCAATGCACGCAATTCGGCCAGCGCGGCGTTGACGCCGTCGAGCGCCGGCAGACGGGCAGCGGCGGCATCGAGCACTGCGCCGTCGCCGTACAGGCTGGGCAGCGCCACCAGGCCCTGCGCCAGAGACTCGGGCAGGCCGGCCACCAGGGTGGACAGCGTGGGTACGTCCTTCTGCTGGATCGCGCGGAAGATCGCCTCGCGCCGCTCGCCGTCGAGGCCGGCCGCGTCGGCCAGCGCCAGGAACAGGCCGATATGGCCGACGTCGAGATGGACGTGGGCAATGTCGGCCAGCTTCAGGCATTCGTGCATCAGCTCGACGATCTCGACGTCGGCCGCCACGCCCGGATAGCCATAGATCTCGGCGCCGAGCTGCAGCGGCTCGCGCGCGGCCATGATGCCGTCGGGCAGCGTATGCACCACCGCGCCGGCATAGCACAGCCGGGCCACGCCCTGGCGGTTGAGCAGGTGGGCGTCGATGCGCGCCACCTGCGGCGTGATGTCGGCGCGCAGGCCGAGCTGGCGGCCGCTGAGCTGGTCGGTCAGCTTGAAGGTCTTGAGGTCGAGCGCGGCGTCCTGCCGGGTCAGCAGCGAATCGGCGTACTCGATCAGCGGCGGCATGACCAGCTCGTAGCCGAAACCGGCGATCAGGTCGAGCGCGGCACGCCGCAGGGTTTCGACCCGGCGCGCCTCGGGCGGCAGCAGGTCGGCGATGTTTTCGGGCAGGATCCAGTTGCGCATGGGAGAGACCGGCTACAGCGCCAGCAGAATTGATCCGATCAGGAGCAAGGCGAGGCCGACGAAACGGAGCTGGCCGTCGGTGAGCTTCGCGAGCTGCTCGAAGGTATTGCGCCAGGTGCGTGGCGACAGGAACGGCAAGAGGCCCTCGGCGACGAGCACGAGGGCCACTGCGAAGGCGAGATTATCCCACAAGCCGTTCACTTCGCCCGCGGATCCTTCATGTATTTGAAGAAGGCCGAGCTCGGGTCGATCACCATCACGTCCGATTTCGACTTGAAGCTGGCGCGGTAGGCATCGAGGCTGCGGTAGAACGCGTAGAACTCCGGGTTCTGGCCGTAGGCCGCCGAATAGGTGGCGGCCGCCTTGGCGTCGCCCTCGCCCTTGAGCTGTTGGGCGCGGCCGTAGGCCTCGGCCATGATGATCTCGCGCTGTCGGTCGGCATCGGCCTTGATCTTCTCGGCTTCGGCTGAACCCTCGGAGCGCAGCTGGCTGGCCACCGTCTTGCGCTCGGAGATCATGCGGTCGTACACCGCGTTGCTGATGTCGTCGGGGAAGTCGACCCGCTTGAGCCGCACGTCGACGATGCGCACGCCCATCTTGCGCGCATCGGCGTCGGCGACCTGGCTGACGATCTCCATGACCTCGTCGCGCTTGCCCGAGATCACGTCCTGCACGTTCTTCTTGCCGAACTCGGCGCGCAGCACGTCGTTGACGGTCTTGCGGAGGCGCGCGGCCGCGGTGCGCTCGTTGCCGCCGACGCTCTTGTAGTACTGCTCGACGTCGACGACCTGCCACTTGACGTAGCTGTCGACCAGAACGTTCTTCTTCTCGATGGTGTTGAAGCGCTCGGGCGTCTCGGCGTCCATGGTCAGGATGCGGCGGTCGAAATAGCGCACCGACTGCAGCATCGGCACCTTGAACTGGATGCCGGGGTCCTTGACCACGCGCACCACTTCGCCGAGCTGGAACACCATGGCCGACTGGCGCTGGTCGACCGTGAACACGCTCATGCTGAGGACCATCAGGCCGAACAGCACGATGACGATGGCGGGAATGATCTTGTTCATGTCAGCGTCCGTCCCTTTCGCCGCGCAGGGCGAAATCGCCGCGCGCGCGCGCGGCCGCGTTGACCGGATCCGCGACCGGCGCAGGCTCGGCCTGGACCACCGGCGCAGCCTGGTTGCTCAGCTGGACCAGCTTGTCCAGCGGCAGGTAGAGCAGATTGCCACCCGACTTCTGATCGACCAGCACTTTGCTGCTGCGCTCCATGATCTGCTGCATGGCGTCGATGTAGAGGCGGTCGCGCGTCACCTGCGGCGACTTGGCGTACTCGGCGGCGACCTGGCGGAAGCGCGAGGCATCGCCCTCCGACTTGGCGATCACGCTGGCCTTGTAGCCCTCGGCCTCCTGCAGCAGGCGGGCAGCCAGGCCGCGCGCCTTGGGGATCACGTCGTTGGCGTAGGCGGTGCCTTCGTTGGTCTGCTTGACCTTGTCCTGGCCGGCCTTGACCGCGTCGGCGAACGCTTCCTGCACCTGCTCGGGCGGCTGCACGTCGTTGATGTTGACGCGGCTGACCCGCAGGCCGGTGCCGTAGCTGTCGAGCAGGGTCTGGATCAGCCGGGTCGAATCGGCAGCCACCTGGCCGCGGCCCTCGTTGAGCACGAAGTCGACCTTGTTGCGGCCGACCACTTCGCGGATCGCCGTCTCGGCCGCCTGCTTGACGATGTCGCGGCCGTCGCCGTCGGTCGACAGGTTGTTGAACACGAAGTCCTTGGCGTCCTTGACGTCGTACTGGACCTCGAGCTGCATGTCGATGATGTTCTGGTCCTGCGTCAGCATCAGCGATTCGTCGGCGACGCGGTTCTTGGTGCTGCCGCTGAAGCCGACCTCGACCGAGCGGATCTCGGACAGCTTGACGATCTCGTGCTGCTCGATCGGCCACGGCATGCGCCAGTGCAGGCCGGGATCGGTGGTCTGCACGTAGCGGCCGAAGCGCAGCACCACCGCCTCCTCGCGCGCGTCGACCACGTAGAAGCCGCTGGCGACCCACAGCACCGCCACCACGCCGAGCACCACCGTGACGCCGCCGGCCAGCGCACGGCCGTCGGAGGGCCCGCCGGCGCCCGGTTCGGGCGGACGGTTCGGCTTGCCGCCGAAGAACTGTTTGAGCTTGTTGCCGAACTGGCGAATGATTTCGTCGAGATCGGGTGGGCCGCCATTGCGGCGACCACCCCACTGGGGGTCTTGCGACATATCAGCCTTGTTCCGTCTGAAGAGGATCGTAAGGGGTGTGATGCGAGGCTGCGGCGGGCGTACCGCCATGGGCGCGCGCATCGACCGTTTCGACCAGGGCCTGGCGCAATAGATCCAGGCCCAGCCCGGTCTTGGCGCTGATTCGGACCGCGCGAATCCTACCATACTCGTCCCGCTCGACCGCCGGCTCGCCGGCCTTGAGGTCGATCTTGTTGAACACCACGATCTGCGGGATGCCGGCCGCGTCGATCTCGGCCAGCACCGAGTCGACCGCCGCGATCTGCGCGTCGCGCGTGTCGCTGGCGCTGTCGACCACGTGCAGCAGCAGGTCGGCGCGCACCGTCTCCTCGAGCGTGGCGCGGAAAGCCGCCACCAGGCCGTGCGGCAGGTCGCGGATGAAGCCGACCGTGTCGGACAGCACCACCGAGTGCTCCGGATCGAGGAACAGCTTGCGGCTGGTGGTGTCGAGCGTGGCGAACAACTGGTCGGCCGCGTAGGCGCGGGCATGGGTCAGCGCATTGAACAGCGTCGACTTGCCGGCATTGGTGTAGCCCACCAGCGAGACCGAGAACTGCTTGCCGCGCTCGCGCGCCCGCCGTTGGGTATCGCGCTGGCGCTGGAGTTCCTTGAGCTTGTCCTTCAGCCGCTTGACCCGCTCGGTGATCATGCGCTTGTCCATCTCGAACTGGGTCTCGCCCGGGCCGCCGCGCGCGCCGGTACCGCCGCCCTGGCGCTCGAGGTGGGTCCAGCCGCGCACGAGGCGGGTCGACATGTACTGCAACTGGGCCAGCTCGACCTGCAGCTTGCCCTCGCTCGAGCGCGCACGGCGGCCGAAGATGTCGAGGATCAGCCGTACCCGGTCCGAGACGCGGCATTCGAGCGCGCGTTCGAGGTTGCGCTCCTGCGCGCCGCTCAGCGTATGGTTGAACAGCACGGTCTGCGCCTCGCCGGCACGCACCGCGGCGGCGATCTCCTCGACCTTGCCGGAGCCGGCATAGAGCTTGGGGTCGGGCCGCTGCCGCTTGCCCTGGATCACGGCCAGCACGGTGTAGCCGTTGCCCTCGGCCAGCAACTTGAATTCTTCGATGTTTTCGAGATAGTCCGGCTCGCCGAAGTCGAGGCAGACGAGAACGGCTTTGTCGCCGCCCTGATGGCGTTCAAACACGCGCGGGTTCCCTGGTCGGGTTGGTGATCGGATCGCCGATCGGATTCAAGAAATTCAGGAGAAACGGTGGTCGGACAGCAAACGGGGCGCTTGCAGCGCCCCGTTTTGCTTGCGCCGCGCGGTCAGGCATCGGCAGCCGGTGCACCGTCCTGCTTTTCGTAGGGGATACTGACCGGACGCGCCGGCACCACGGTCGAGATGGCGTGCTTGTAGACCATCTGGGTCACGGTATTGCGCAGCAGGACCACGTACTGGTCGAAGGATTCGATCTGCCCTGCAGCTTGATGCCGTTGACCAGGTAAATGGACACCGGCACGTGTTCCTTGCGCAGGATGTTCAGAAACGGGTCTTGTAGCATTTGCCCTTTCGCGCTCATTTGTAGTTCTCCACTATGTGATTGAAAAAACGACGGATTTCCGTCCAATGCGGGTACTGCGCAAAACGTGTACTAGTCACTTGTAGCAGTTTTTCGGCCAAGCACAAAGCTTACGGAACGCTTCACGCCGGCTTTTTTACGACCTTCCGGATCGTTTTCCGTTGCGGTTTCTCGCCGCGCATCACGCCGACCCGGTCGGGCTTGAATTCGCCCGGCTTGGCGTCGAAGGGGTTGTCGCCCTTCTTGAACTGGATGCGCAGCGGCGTGCCCTGCAATTTGAACAGCTTCAGGAAGGAATGTTCCAGATAGCGCCAATAGCTGTCGGGCACCTGTTCGAGCGCGGTGCCGTGCACGATCACCACCGGCGGATTCATGCCGCCCTGGTGCGCGTACTTGAGCTTGGGCCGCACCAGGCCGGCGCGCGGCGGCTGCTGCTTTTCGGTGGCGAGCTGCAGCGCGCGCGTCAGCCGCGGCGTCGGCAGCTTGACCATGGCGGCCTGGTAGGCGGCGTTGATGCTGGCGAACAGGTCGCCCACGCCCTGCCCTTCGAGCGCCGAGATGTAGTGGAACCGCGCGAAATCGAGGAAACCGAGCTTGCGCGCGATGTCGCGCTTGACCTGGTCGCGCCGGTAGAGGTCGAGCCCCTCCCACTTGTTGACCGCCACCACCATGGCGCGGCCGGCCTCGAGCGCGAAGCCGGCGATGTGGGCATCCTGCTCGGCCACGTCCTGGCGCGCGTCGAGCACCAGCACCACCACGTTGGCGTCCTCGATCGCCTGCATGGTCTTGACCACCGAGAACTTCTCGATCGCCTCGTTGACCTTGCCGCGCTTGCGCACGCCCGCGGTGTCGATGATGGTGTAGTGCTGGCCGTTGCGCTCGAAGTCGATATGGATCGAATCGCGCGTGGTGCCGGGCTGGTCGAAGGCGATCACCCGCTCCTCGCCCAGGATGGCGTTCACCAGCGTCGACTTGCCGACGTTGGGACGGCCGATGATGGCGAACTTCGGATGCTCGGGCGCCTTTTCCTCGGCCGCCACGTCGAAGCCGGCCAGCACGTCGTCGATCAGGCCGCGCACGCCCTCGCCGTGGCTGGCCGAGATGGTCCACGGCGTGCCGAGCGCGAGCTCGTAGAACTCGGCCGTCACCACCGCCGGCGCCAGGCCCTCGGCCTTGTTGACCGCCAGCCGCACCGGCCGGTCGAGCTGGCGCAGCCGGTTGGCGATCAGCTTGTCCTGCGGGGTGAGGCCGACGCGGGCGTCGACGATGAACACCACCGCGTCGGCCTCGTCGATCGCCTGCAGCGTCTGCTTGGCCATTTCATGCAGGATGCCGTCGTCGGCGACCGGCTCGAAACCGCCGGTGTCGATCACCAGGTAGGGCTTGGCGCCGACCTTGCCGTGGCCGTAGTGGCGATCGCGGGTGAGGCCGGGCTGATCGGCCACCAGCGCGTCGCGGCTCTTGGTGAGCCGGTTGAACAGCGTGGATTTGCCGACATTGGGCCGGCCGACCAGGGCGATGGTGGGTTTCATGCTTACTTCTTATCGGGAATGGCGAAGGCGTGCAGGCCGCCGTTCTCGGTCTGGACCAGCAGCTTGCCGGCCACCAGGTGCGGGGCGACCAGCACCGCGCTCTTGTCGGTGGTCTGGCGCGCGAGCAGCGCGCCGTCGGCCGGCGACAGCAGGTGCAGATAGCCCTCGTAGTCGCCGACCACGACGTAGCCGCCGATCAGCGCCGGGCCGCTGACGCGGCGGCCGTACAGGGCGGTCTGCTTCCACAGGCTGCGGCCGCCCGAACGTTCGAAGGCCTGCACGTTGCCGACGTCGTCGGTGACGTAGACGTGCTCGGCGTCGACCGCCAGGCCGACGTAGCTCGAGACCTCGCGCGCCCACAGCAGCGTGCCGTTGCTGACGGCGAAGCAGGCCACGCGGCCCTGGAAGGCCACCGCGCAGACCTGGCCGCGATCGACCACCGGCGCCGAGGTCACGTCGCTGATGCGCTCGAGTTCGGTCGCGCCCTTGGGCGGCGCCACCAGCGCTTCCCACAACACGCGGCCGTCGGCCAGCGACAGGGAGGCGATGCGGCCGGCAGCGAGGCCGGCGTAGACCGCGCCGTCGGCGATGGTGACCGGCGCGTAGTTGCGCAGGATCAGCGCCGGCTGGCTACGGGCGAACTGCCAGCGGGTCTTGCCGTCGGCGGCATCGATGCCCCAGATGGTGCCGTCGACGGTGCGGACCACCGCCACGCCTTCGGCGACCACCGGCGGCGACACCACTTCGCTGGACAGGCGCACGCGCCACTTGAGCTTCCCGGCGGCATCCCAGGCATAGACGTCGCCCTTGAGCGTGCCCGCGACCACCAGGCCGCTGCCGGCGCCGACGCCGCCGGCCAGCGGCACGTCGCTGCGGATCTCGCTCAGGCGGCGGCCGTCGGTCAGCGCGATGCCGGCCACGCCGTCGGTGCCGGCCATGTAGACGGTGTCGCCGAGCAGGTCCGGCGCGAAGCGGTAGAGGCTGCCGCCCGAATACGAGGCGCGCCACAGCGGCTCGAAGGCGACGCTGTTCTTCAGGTCGGTCAGCGGGGTCGGCTGCGGGCTGTTGTCGGTGCCGGCGCAGGCGGCCAGCAGGGCGGTCAGGCCGAGGGCGAGGAGACGTTTCATCGGAAGGCTCTTCATCAGGCTCAGGCGCCCAGCGCCGACAGTTTGACTTCGATCATCTGGCGCGCCGGCGCGTCCTTCTCGAGCTTGGCCACGGCGTCCTGGTAGGCCTTGCGGGCGCCGGTCTTGTCGCCCTTCTCCGCCAGCACGTCGCCGCGCGCGTCGGCGAAGGTGGCCTTGAAGGCTTCCTGCTTCGGCGTCTCGATCGCCTTCAGCGCGGCGTCGAACTGCTTCTGGTCGAGCAGCACCGCGGACAGGCGTAGGCTGGCGATGTCGGCGACTTCGTCTTCCTTGGCGTTGGCGATCACCCATTCGAGCGCCGAGCGCGCACCGGCCAGGTCGTTGCCATCGAACGCCAGCTTGGCCGCCAGCAGCATGGCGCGGGCGGTCAGCGCATGGCCGCTGCGGTCCTTGGCC is a genomic window of Chitinimonas koreensis containing:
- the rnr gene encoding ribonuclease R, with product METKKTKPPKLPRAALKLRQADPFYEQEVARYAQPLPSRAYLLQILTERGAPMEPAELAELFAIQPEEADFFARRINAMAREGDVVINRKGALCIAEKLDLIKGRVVGHPDGFGFVVPDDASGDLFVGPKEMHKVLHGDRVMVREIGVDRRGRREGKIVEVLEHVHDRLVGRLFVERGVRFIRAEERRITQEILVSPEGSLDAEPGQVVTVELVTQPNRYSQPIGRIVEVLGNYADPGMEIEIALRKHDLPHVFSPDAEAQARKTPQKVLKKDWKTAEGLKRVDLRELPLVTIDGETARDFDDAVYAEKAGKGWRLVVAIADVSHYVQPGDALDRDGYERGNSVYFPRRVIPMLPEELSNGICSLNPEVERCCMVCDMQIDAKGELGKYSFYPAVMLSKARLTYTEVWEVLQDPKGEAAKARKAVAGHLADLYALFGVLLKARNRRGAIDFETTETRMVFNEAGKIERIEPVMRNDAHRLIEECMLAANVCAADFLGKHQHTALYRIHEGPTERKLENLRRFLNERGLSLGGGDEPQAKDYALLMEQVKGRPDTALLQTMLLRSMQQAVYSPERLGHFGLAYDAYTHFTSPIRRYPDLLVHRSIRAVLAGTTYKPGKWEEIGAHCSQTERRADEATRDVENWLKCYFMRDRLGEVFDGVISAVTNFGLFVLLDGLFVEGLVHISELGADYFRYDEAGHCLRGERSGKVYGLTDKLTVKVARVDIETSKIDFVLVEKAQAASAGQDEQPAGRDAAPRSGGKRSGKAKKDQPAVAAPAASSPEVAAAPAPEPAPARPRPPLPKPGRAAPGRRSARRRPWCRLLRRSTRRWLRLRPRRHPHQFLLRLRRRSGAAASRPRWRPC
- a CDS encoding pyridoxine 5'-phosphate synthase, producing MTVLSVNVNKIAVLRNSRGGALPSVAQAAQACLDAGCGGITVHPRPDQRHIRPDDVRALAALLRGRTAEFNIEGNPFAPARDGYPGFVALCAEARPAQATLVPDGDGQITSDHGFDLRQDGERLKPLIRELKALGCRVSLFMDADSPDIERVADVGADRIEIYTGPFAEAFDAGDAGRALEACARTAERARAAGLGVNAGHDLSQANLGPFLRGVAGIDEVSIGHALIGEALYDGLVPTVRNYLAVIAAVRA
- a CDS encoding adenylosuccinate synthase; translation: MSRNVVVIGTQWGDEGKGKIVDWLTDHAEGVVRFQGGHNAGHTLVIGGKKTVLRLIPSGILHAGKACFIGNGVVISPEALLKEIDELNAAGIDVESRLKISEACPLILPYHIALDQAREAAKGDKKIGTTGRGIGPAYEDKVARRAIRVQDLFFPDRLAAKLGENLAYYNFLLKEYFKVATVDFQETLEQTLKLAERIKPMVADVSRTLHDLNKGGKPLLFEGAQGTLLDIDHGTYPFVTSSNCVAGAAAPGAGVAPQMLQYVLGIVKAYTTRVGSGPFPTELFDDVGAGLAKRGNEFGSVTGRPRRCGWFDAAALKRSIQINGVSGLCVTKLDVMDGMDVIKLCTGYRIDGEVTDILPVGAEELSGCAPIYEEWPGWSESTFGVKRYEDLPLNARNYLERIAEVTGAPIDIISTGPDREETIVLRHPFNH
- a CDS encoding ATP phosphoribosyltransferase regulatory subunit, which gives rise to MRNWILPENIADLLPPEARRVETLRRAALDLIAGFGYELVMPPLIEYADSLLTRQDAALDLKTFKLTDQLSGRQLGLRADITPQVARIDAHLLNRQGVARLCYAGAVVHTLPDGIMAAREPLQLGAEIYGYPGVAADVEIVELMHECLKLADIAHVHLDVGHIGLFLALADAAGLDGERREAIFRAIQQKDVPTLSTLVAGLPESLAQGLVALPSLYGDGAVLDAAAARLPALDGVNAALAELRALAEALAARGIVPAFDLAELRSGYYHTGLVFAAYAEGWANAVARGGRYDHVGEQFGRPRPATGFSLDLKELAWKLPVAPARRAILAPDVLDAALADEVRRLRAQGETVVIKLGEVIDVEELHADRELALRDGAWRVVAL
- a CDS encoding DUF2065 domain-containing protein produces the protein MNGLWDNLAFAVALVLVAEGLLPFLSPRTWRNTFEQLAKLTDGQLRFVGLALLLIGSILLAL
- the hflC gene encoding protease modulator HflC, with the translated sequence MNKIIPAIVIVLFGLMVLSMSVFTVDQRQSAMVFQLGEVVRVVKDPGIQFKVPMLQSVRYFDRRILTMDAETPERFNTIEKKNVLVDSYVKWQVVDVEQYYKSVGGNERTAAARLRKTVNDVLRAEFGKKNVQDVISGKRDEVMEIVSQVADADARKMGVRIVDVRLKRVDFPDDISNAVYDRMISERKTVASQLRSEGSAEAEKIKADADRQREIIMAEAYGRAQQLKGEGDAKAAATYSAAYGQNPEFYAFYRSLDAYRASFKSKSDVMVIDPSSAFFKYMKDPRAK
- the hflK gene encoding FtsH protease activity modulator HflK yields the protein MSQDPQWGGRRNGGPPDLDEIIRQFGNKLKQFFGGKPNRPPEPGAGGPSDGRALAGGVTVVLGVVAVLWVASGFYVVDAREEAVVLRFGRYVQTTDPGLHWRMPWPIEQHEIVKLSEIRSVEVGFSGSTKNRVADESLMLTQDQNIIDMQLEVQYDVKDAKDFVFNNLSTDGDGRDIVKQAAETAIREVVGRNKVDFVLNEGRGQVAADSTRLIQTLLDSYGTGLRVSRVNINDVQPPEQVQEAFADAVKAGQDKVKQTNEGTAYANDVIPKARGLAARLLQEAEGYKASVIAKSEGDASRFRQVAAEYAKSPQVTRDRLYIDAMQQIMERSSKVLVDQKSGGNLLYLPLDKLVQLSNQAAPVVQAEPAPVADPVNAAARARGDFALRGERDGR